The Solea solea chromosome 19, fSolSol10.1, whole genome shotgun sequence genome has a window encoding:
- the ror2 gene encoding tyrosine-protein kinase transmembrane receptor ROR2 isoform X1 encodes MDSSVSTLMWMMFLTLTCDADPGVSADPDAVAEAQSGAAPTAEGYFLEFQEPVSNITHFQGQTATLHCKVTGNPRPSTRWLKNDAPVVQEQGRITIRKTEAGSKLRIQDLDTTDTGYYQCVASNSLKVISATGVLYVKLGQMPTHSPDEPSREKGFCQPYRGIACARFIGNQSIYVESLQMQGDSENRITAAFTMIGTSTHLSDQCSRFAIPSFCYYVFPLCDEGSRGPRRRQLCRDECEALENDLCHAEYTIARSNPMILMQLKLPTCHLLPRPETPDAASCMRIGVPPEKLGSYSPTDHFCYNGSGADYKGTVSITKSGHHCQPWSSQFPHSHHLLQEYPELWGSHNFCRNPGGQMQAPWCFTLDPHVRVDLCDIQPCKPPENPRKEILFILIPAIAIPLVIACLFFLVCVCRNKQKASTDTPPRCQLSGSPTQDVELSLLNQQKHPTKLREVNLSAVRFMEELGEDRFGKVYKGQLYGSTPGEQGQVVAIKTLKDKVDVTLCEEFRHEAMIRFQIQNQHLVSLLGVVTKEQPMSMIFSYSSLGDLHEYLVMRSPNSDVGSVDDDKTVKSTLEQADFLHVITQIAAGMEYLSSQQVIHKDLAARNILVFDKLNIKILDLGLFRDVYSADYYNLMGTSLFPIRWMAPEAIMYGKFSTDSDIWSYGVLLWETFSYGLQPYCGYSNQDVIEMVRNHQLLHCPDDCPAWIYALMLECWSEFPARRPRFKDMHTRLRSWESLSNYNSSAQTSGTSNTTQTSSLSTSPVSNISMSTANTSRYTSPKKGSPFHQPQFMPMKGQMHRPMVPPQLYIPVNGYHHPMSAYPYLQNFYPMQIPMAMPHQQMHHPPQVVSKPGSHHSGSGSTSTGYVTTAPSNTSATERAALLNDNSKTTDEDLADRASQEEAGLHEDSSVPETELLGDNDPSHTDELVVHLSDT; translated from the exons GTTATTTCCTGGAGTTCCAGGAGCCGGTCAGCAACATCACCCACTTCCAGGGCCAGACAGCCACGCTGCACTGCAAGGTGACAGGGAATCCACGGCCGTCCACCCGCTGGCTAAAGAATGATGCTCCTGTGGTCCAGGAGCAGGGACGCATAACCATCCGTAAGACAGAGGCAGGCTCCAAGCTTCGCATCCAAGACCTGGACACGACGGACACTGGCTATTATCAGTGTGTTGCCTCCAACTCATTGAAGGTCATCTCTGCAACAGGCGTCCTCTATGTCAAACTAG GACAGATGCCCACACACAGTCCTGATGAACC GTCACGTGAAAAAGGTTTCTGTCAACCTTACCGAGGCATCGCCTGCGCTCGCTTCATCGGCAACCAGAGCATCTATGTTGAGTCCCTGCAGATGCAGGGGGACAGCGAAAACCGCATCACAG CTGCTTTCACTATGATCGGCACCTCCACCCATCTATCAGACCAGTGCTCCAGGTTTGCCATCCCATCCTTCTGCTACTACGTCTTCCCTCTGTGTGACGAGGGCTCTCGAGGCCCCCGGCGCCGCCAGCTCTGTCGCGACGAGTGCGAGGCCCTGGAGAACGACCTGTGCCACGCGGAGTACACCATCGCCCGGTCCAATCCCATGATCCTCATGCAGCTCAAGCTCCCCACCTGCCACCTGCTGCCACGGCCAGAGACGCCTGATGCCGCGTCCTGCATGAGGATCGGAGTGCCACCGGAAAAACTAGGCTCAT ATTCCCCCACAGATCACTTCTGCTACAATGGAAGTGGAGCTGACTACAAAGGCACGGTCAGCATCACTAAGTCCGGTCATCACTGTCAGCCGTGGAGCTCTCAGTTTCCTCACAGCCACCACCTGTTGCAGGAATACCCCGAGCTATGGGGGAGTCACAACTTCTGCCGCAACCCAGGAGGTCAGATGCAGGCGCCGTGGTGCTTCACCTTAGACCCTCATGTCAGGGTGGACCTGTGTGACATTCAGCCCTGCA AGCCTCCAGAGAACCCCAGGAAGGAGATCCTGTTCATTTTAATCCCTGCCATCGCCATCCCTCTCGTCATCGCCTGCCTCTTCTTCCTGGTGTGCGTGTGTCGTAATAAGCAGAAGGCTTCGACGGACACACCCCCTCGCTGCCAGCTCAGTGGCTCACCCACTCAGGACGTGGAGCTCTCGCTCCTCAACCAGCAAAAACAcccg ACCAAGCTGCGGGAGGTTAATCTGTCGGCAGTACGATTCATGGAGGAGCTCGGCGAGGATCGGTTCGGCAAGGTCTACAAGGGCCAACTGTACGGCTCCACGCCTGGTGAGCAGGGCCAGGTGGTGGCCATCAAGACGCTAAAAGACAAGGTGGATGTCACGCTCTGTGAGGAGTTCCGTCACGAGGCCATGATCCGCTTTCAAATCCAGAATCAACATTTAGTGTCTTTGCTGGGTGTGGTCACCAAAGAGCAGCCAATGAGCATGATATTCTCCTACTCCAGCCTTGGTGACCTGCATGAGTACCTGGTGATGCGCTCCCCCAACTCAGATGTTGGCAGCGTCGATGATGATAAGACAGTGAAGTCCACTCTGGAGCAGGCGGACTTCCTTCACGTGATCACGCAGATCGCTGCGGGAATGGAGTATCTCTCCAGCCAACAAGTGATCCATAAAGACCTCGCGGCCCGAAACATTCTGGTCTTTGACAAACTCAACATCAAGATTCTGGATCTAGGCCTCTTCAGAGATGTCTACTCTGCCGATTATTACAACCTCATGGGCACCAGCCTGTTCCCCATTCGCTGGATGGCCCCAGAGGCAATTATGTACGGCAAGTTCTCCACCGACTCTGACATCTGGTCCTACGGCGTCCTGCTGTGGGAGACTTTCAGCTACGGTCTGCAGCCGTACTGTGGCTACTCCAACCAGGATGTGATTGAGATGGTGCGCAACCAccagctgctgcactgtccaGACGACTGCCCGGCATGGATTTACGCTCTCATGCTGGAGTGTTGGAGCGAATTCCCAGCGAGAAGACCTCGCTTCAAGGACATGCACACACGCTTGCGCTCCTGGGAGAGTCTGTCCAACTACAACAGCTCTGCTCAGACGTCTGGCACCAGCAACACGACCCAGACCAGCTCTCTCAGCACCAGCCCTGTTAGCAACATCAGCATGAGCACGGCGAATACCTCACGCTACACCAGCCCTAAAAAGGGCTCGCCCTTTCATCAGCCCCAGTTCATGCCCATGAAGGGCCAAATGCACCGGCCCATGGTGCCCCCGCAACTCTACATCCCCGTCAATGGATACCACCACCCCATGTCAGCGTACCCATACCTGCAGAACTTTTACCCCATGCAAATACCCATGGCCATGCCCCATCAGCAGATGCACCACCCACCACAAGTGGTCAGCAAACCCGGCTCTCACCACAGTGGCAGCGGATCCACGTCCACAGGCTACGTCACCACCGCCCCGTCCAACACGTCTGCGACAGAGCGAGCGGCTTTGTTAAACGACAACTCCAAGACCACCGATGAGGACTTGGCTGACCGGGCGTCCCAGGAAGAAGCAGGCCTACATGAGGACTCGTCGGTGCCGGAAACGGAATTGCTAGGCGATAATGACCCTTCACACACTGATGAATTGGTTGTCCACTTGTCGGACACATAa
- the auh gene encoding methylglutaconyl-CoA hydratase, mitochondrial, with product MAALLVRRTLSQAFNVAAAERGSVCRSAAALSRFRQPLVSGAAAPCPRLYGPGAAARHYTSDPKDDLRVRYLDGEDNGIVVIGINRPKAKNAISKNLVKLMFEALEDIKKNNKVRSVIFCSLVPGIFCAGADLKERAKMHQSEVGPFVSKARALITELGNLPVPTIAAIDGAALGGGLEMALACDIRIASDAAKMGLVETKLAIIPGAGGTQRLPRLIGVSRAKELIFAARVVDGTEASRLGLVSQSVEQNKSGDAAYLQALELAREINPQGPIAVRMAKLAINQGIEVDLATGLAIEEACYAQVIPTKDRVEGLTAFKEKRRPQFRGE from the exons ATGGCGGCCCTGTTAGTGCGCAGAACCCTGTCACAAGCCTTCAATGTGGCGGCGGCAGAGCGAGGCAGCGTGTGCCGGTCCGCGGCAGCTCTCTCCCGCTTCAGACAGCCACTTGTCTCCGGAGCAGCGGCGCCGTGTCCGCGGCTCTACGGTCCCGGAGCGGCGGCGCGACACTACACTTCCGACCCGAAGGACGACCTGCGCGTCCGGTACCTGGACGGAGAAGACAACG GTATCGTCGTCATTGGGATAAATCGACCAAAAGCCAAAAATGCCATTAGCAAGAATCTGGTCAAGTTG ATGTTTGAGGCTCTGGAGGACATTAAGAAGAATAACAAAGTCCGCAGTGTCATTTTTTGTAGTTTGGTTCCTGGGATCTTCTGTGCAG GTGCAGACCTGAAGGAGAGAGCTAAGATGCATCAGAGTGAAGTGGGTCCATTTGTGTCCAAAGCCAGAGCGCTCATCACAGAATTGG GTAACCTGCCGGTACCAACCATCGCTGCGATTGATGGAGCTGCTTTAGGAGGAGGCTTGGAAATGGCCCTGGCCTGTGACATCAGAATTGCTT CCGATGCTGCGAAAATGGGACTAGTGGAAACTAAACTTGCAATTATTCCTGGAGCTG GTGGCACACAGCGTCTCCCCAGGCTGATAGGTGTCTCTCGTGCTAAGGAGCTGATCTTTGCTGCCAGGGTGGTGGACGGCACAGAAGCGAGTCGTCTGGGTCTGGTCAGTCAGTCCGTGGAGCAGAATAAGAGTGGAGATGCTGCTTATCTCCAGGCGCTGGAGCTGGCACGCGAGATCAACCCTCAG GGTCCGATTGCAGTGAGGATGGCAAAACTTGCCATCAACCAGGGAATCGAG GTGGATTTAGCTACAGGTCTGGCCATTGAAGAGGCGTGCTACGCCCAG gtgataCCAACTAAAGATCGAGTGGAGGGTTTGACTGCGTTCAAGGAGAAGCGGCGTCCTCAGTTTAGGGGCGAGTGA
- the nfil3 gene encoding nuclear factor interleukin-3-regulated protein: protein MLSVVDSNMQSVKQEVDSSESYSGEDALVLAVALQGANRDLMGPQRSAIPFKAKTSCRRKREFIPDEKKDNIYWERRRKNNEAAKRSREKRRINDMVLENKLMALGEENVSLKAELLSLKLKFGLVSSAAYAREAQELSSSAAVDLYQELVPPSPDKGSYSRDVEPLHLRSSCISVIKHSPHMPEAYTATQGTLSLCRSTQVKQEPAENGSFVQESSSPYELYRNCMSSPLPGVCSQPASFLQATSSSSNSPRSSDDGAVSKSSDGEDEQQVPKGFMATAVGPTSVIVSTHKVPDASSSALPHKLRIKARTTQIKVEPVDPEYEFPRRSRPVGGAEHTQPPVCPLSVQVTNMQGWSQCSEPWHRSGTETLWDVYKSSRRSPSIASNTTSMDVREPSSLAEVSDLDALPLKRLVATQQGSVIESNKSSALL from the coding sequence ATGTTGTCAGTTGTTGACAGTAATATGCAATCAGTCAAACAAGAGGTGGACTCGAGTGAGTCTTATAGTGGAGAAGATGCTCTGGTCCTGGCGGTGGCTCTGCAGGGAGCCAACAGAGACCTGATGGGCCCCCAAAGATCTGCAATTCCATTCAAGGCTAAAACCTCCTGTCGCAGGAAAAGAGAGTTTATCCCAGATGAGAAGAAAGACAACATTTACTGGGAGAGACGTCGCAAAAACAACGAGGCAGCCAAGCGCTCCAGGGAGAAGCGGCGCATCAACGACATGGTGCTCGAGAACAAGCTGATGGCTCTCGGAGAGGAAAATGTCTCGCTCAAAGCCGAGCTGCTGTCGCTGAAGCTTAAATTTGGCTTGGTGAGCTCGGCTGCATATGCACGAGAGGCTCAGGAGTTGTCCAGCTCCGCGGCAGTCGACCTCTACCAGGAGCTTGTTCCGCCCTCTCCTGACAAAGGCTCTTACAGCAGGGACGTGGAACCTCTTCACTTGCGAAGTAGCTGCATATCAGTAATCAAGCATTCACCTCACATGCCTGAGGCATACACCGCAACTCAGGGAACCCTCAGCCTCTGCAGGAGCACACAAGTCAAGCAAGAACCAGCAGAGAATGGCAGCTTTGTACAGGAGAGCAGCAGTCCCTATGAGCTGTACAGAAACTGCATGAGCAGCCCTCTGCCTGGTGTCTGCTCACAGCCCGCCTCCTTCCTGCAGGCCACCAGCTCATCCAGTAACTCCCCCAGGAGCTCTGACGACGGCGCTGTGAGCAAATCGTCAGATGGTGAGGATGAGCAGCAGGTCCCTAAAGGGTTCATGGCGACTGCAGTCGGCCCAACAAGCGTCATTGTATCCACACACAAAGTGCCTGATGCCAGTTCTTCAGCGTTGCCCCATAAACTGCGCATCAAAGCCAGAACCACCCAAATCAAGGTGGAGCCCGTTGACCCTGAATATGAGTTCCCTAGAAGGTCCCGTCCAGTTGGCGGCGCGGAGCACACGCAGCCTCCAGTGTGTCCTCTGTCAGTGCAGGTCACCAACATGCAGGGCTGGAGCCAGTGCTCTGAGCCGTGGCACAGAAGCggcacagagacactgtgggaCGTCTACAAGAGCAGCAGACGCAGCCCAAGCATTGCCTCCAACACGACCTCTATGGATGTCAGAGAACCTTCCTCACTGGCTGAGGTCTCGGACCTCGACGCTCTCCCTTTGAAAAGACTGGTGGCAACACAGCAAGGTTCTGTGATCGAGTCAAACAAGAGCAGCGCGCTCCTCTGa
- the ror2 gene encoding tyrosine-protein kinase transmembrane receptor ROR2 isoform X2, translated as MNNKRICLWADPGVSADPDAVAEAQSGAAPTAEGYFLEFQEPVSNITHFQGQTATLHCKVTGNPRPSTRWLKNDAPVVQEQGRITIRKTEAGSKLRIQDLDTTDTGYYQCVASNSLKVISATGVLYVKLGQMPTHSPDEPSREKGFCQPYRGIACARFIGNQSIYVESLQMQGDSENRITAAFTMIGTSTHLSDQCSRFAIPSFCYYVFPLCDEGSRGPRRRQLCRDECEALENDLCHAEYTIARSNPMILMQLKLPTCHLLPRPETPDAASCMRIGVPPEKLGSYSPTDHFCYNGSGADYKGTVSITKSGHHCQPWSSQFPHSHHLLQEYPELWGSHNFCRNPGGQMQAPWCFTLDPHVRVDLCDIQPCKPPENPRKEILFILIPAIAIPLVIACLFFLVCVCRNKQKASTDTPPRCQLSGSPTQDVELSLLNQQKHPTKLREVNLSAVRFMEELGEDRFGKVYKGQLYGSTPGEQGQVVAIKTLKDKVDVTLCEEFRHEAMIRFQIQNQHLVSLLGVVTKEQPMSMIFSYSSLGDLHEYLVMRSPNSDVGSVDDDKTVKSTLEQADFLHVITQIAAGMEYLSSQQVIHKDLAARNILVFDKLNIKILDLGLFRDVYSADYYNLMGTSLFPIRWMAPEAIMYGKFSTDSDIWSYGVLLWETFSYGLQPYCGYSNQDVIEMVRNHQLLHCPDDCPAWIYALMLECWSEFPARRPRFKDMHTRLRSWESLSNYNSSAQTSGTSNTTQTSSLSTSPVSNISMSTANTSRYTSPKKGSPFHQPQFMPMKGQMHRPMVPPQLYIPVNGYHHPMSAYPYLQNFYPMQIPMAMPHQQMHHPPQVVSKPGSHHSGSGSTSTGYVTTAPSNTSATERAALLNDNSKTTDEDLADRASQEEAGLHEDSSVPETELLGDNDPSHTDELVVHLSDT; from the exons GTTATTTCCTGGAGTTCCAGGAGCCGGTCAGCAACATCACCCACTTCCAGGGCCAGACAGCCACGCTGCACTGCAAGGTGACAGGGAATCCACGGCCGTCCACCCGCTGGCTAAAGAATGATGCTCCTGTGGTCCAGGAGCAGGGACGCATAACCATCCGTAAGACAGAGGCAGGCTCCAAGCTTCGCATCCAAGACCTGGACACGACGGACACTGGCTATTATCAGTGTGTTGCCTCCAACTCATTGAAGGTCATCTCTGCAACAGGCGTCCTCTATGTCAAACTAG GACAGATGCCCACACACAGTCCTGATGAACC GTCACGTGAAAAAGGTTTCTGTCAACCTTACCGAGGCATCGCCTGCGCTCGCTTCATCGGCAACCAGAGCATCTATGTTGAGTCCCTGCAGATGCAGGGGGACAGCGAAAACCGCATCACAG CTGCTTTCACTATGATCGGCACCTCCACCCATCTATCAGACCAGTGCTCCAGGTTTGCCATCCCATCCTTCTGCTACTACGTCTTCCCTCTGTGTGACGAGGGCTCTCGAGGCCCCCGGCGCCGCCAGCTCTGTCGCGACGAGTGCGAGGCCCTGGAGAACGACCTGTGCCACGCGGAGTACACCATCGCCCGGTCCAATCCCATGATCCTCATGCAGCTCAAGCTCCCCACCTGCCACCTGCTGCCACGGCCAGAGACGCCTGATGCCGCGTCCTGCATGAGGATCGGAGTGCCACCGGAAAAACTAGGCTCAT ATTCCCCCACAGATCACTTCTGCTACAATGGAAGTGGAGCTGACTACAAAGGCACGGTCAGCATCACTAAGTCCGGTCATCACTGTCAGCCGTGGAGCTCTCAGTTTCCTCACAGCCACCACCTGTTGCAGGAATACCCCGAGCTATGGGGGAGTCACAACTTCTGCCGCAACCCAGGAGGTCAGATGCAGGCGCCGTGGTGCTTCACCTTAGACCCTCATGTCAGGGTGGACCTGTGTGACATTCAGCCCTGCA AGCCTCCAGAGAACCCCAGGAAGGAGATCCTGTTCATTTTAATCCCTGCCATCGCCATCCCTCTCGTCATCGCCTGCCTCTTCTTCCTGGTGTGCGTGTGTCGTAATAAGCAGAAGGCTTCGACGGACACACCCCCTCGCTGCCAGCTCAGTGGCTCACCCACTCAGGACGTGGAGCTCTCGCTCCTCAACCAGCAAAAACAcccg ACCAAGCTGCGGGAGGTTAATCTGTCGGCAGTACGATTCATGGAGGAGCTCGGCGAGGATCGGTTCGGCAAGGTCTACAAGGGCCAACTGTACGGCTCCACGCCTGGTGAGCAGGGCCAGGTGGTGGCCATCAAGACGCTAAAAGACAAGGTGGATGTCACGCTCTGTGAGGAGTTCCGTCACGAGGCCATGATCCGCTTTCAAATCCAGAATCAACATTTAGTGTCTTTGCTGGGTGTGGTCACCAAAGAGCAGCCAATGAGCATGATATTCTCCTACTCCAGCCTTGGTGACCTGCATGAGTACCTGGTGATGCGCTCCCCCAACTCAGATGTTGGCAGCGTCGATGATGATAAGACAGTGAAGTCCACTCTGGAGCAGGCGGACTTCCTTCACGTGATCACGCAGATCGCTGCGGGAATGGAGTATCTCTCCAGCCAACAAGTGATCCATAAAGACCTCGCGGCCCGAAACATTCTGGTCTTTGACAAACTCAACATCAAGATTCTGGATCTAGGCCTCTTCAGAGATGTCTACTCTGCCGATTATTACAACCTCATGGGCACCAGCCTGTTCCCCATTCGCTGGATGGCCCCAGAGGCAATTATGTACGGCAAGTTCTCCACCGACTCTGACATCTGGTCCTACGGCGTCCTGCTGTGGGAGACTTTCAGCTACGGTCTGCAGCCGTACTGTGGCTACTCCAACCAGGATGTGATTGAGATGGTGCGCAACCAccagctgctgcactgtccaGACGACTGCCCGGCATGGATTTACGCTCTCATGCTGGAGTGTTGGAGCGAATTCCCAGCGAGAAGACCTCGCTTCAAGGACATGCACACACGCTTGCGCTCCTGGGAGAGTCTGTCCAACTACAACAGCTCTGCTCAGACGTCTGGCACCAGCAACACGACCCAGACCAGCTCTCTCAGCACCAGCCCTGTTAGCAACATCAGCATGAGCACGGCGAATACCTCACGCTACACCAGCCCTAAAAAGGGCTCGCCCTTTCATCAGCCCCAGTTCATGCCCATGAAGGGCCAAATGCACCGGCCCATGGTGCCCCCGCAACTCTACATCCCCGTCAATGGATACCACCACCCCATGTCAGCGTACCCATACCTGCAGAACTTTTACCCCATGCAAATACCCATGGCCATGCCCCATCAGCAGATGCACCACCCACCACAAGTGGTCAGCAAACCCGGCTCTCACCACAGTGGCAGCGGATCCACGTCCACAGGCTACGTCACCACCGCCCCGTCCAACACGTCTGCGACAGAGCGAGCGGCTTTGTTAAACGACAACTCCAAGACCACCGATGAGGACTTGGCTGACCGGGCGTCCCAGGAAGAAGCAGGCCTACATGAGGACTCGTCGGTGCCGGAAACGGAATTGCTAGGCGATAATGACCCTTCACACACTGATGAATTGGTTGTCCACTTGTCGGACACATAa